A genomic stretch from Anomalospiza imberbis isolate Cuckoo-Finch-1a 21T00152 chromosome 9, ASM3175350v1, whole genome shotgun sequence includes:
- the FYB2 gene encoding LOW QUALITY PROTEIN: FYN-binding protein 2 (The sequence of the model RefSeq protein was modified relative to this genomic sequence to represent the inferred CDS: substituted 1 base at 1 genomic stop codon), whose amino-acid sequence MEXTRKIPGGEQAVLPLSCPACHVLNEEGVTDFKALRAKFQNDSNLANKPGQKAPTEITPKPGSAGNATSSPLPLTKREVKVSKPAQPTSQPPVLTQHNPLAQPQGYRDRTGHNKEHTGSTSERGLSSPKSSAEKPLLSCGTDQQGSSQTTPEDPQLLDSFQHVLQIWEETLSRKEKTSPRLPAQRAANSAPAASGSARMPPSGSSPVLDWRAQRKDALHGRGIALPRAPRGDRSSDGAGAEGVVASAFCQSGYRAPREPPQHQKELEPPFCQPGAGKWSYSPGSKWPRIKPLPSAESLGPAPGKPPRPPKVDLSVFQSTMPLVHRGNETTAGEEDYLTPESAQLEEQNNYEETPMYLNRSGDTTTLCVIEGPKAEPQKHRKQKIFPFAKSSPERALIEEEKEGEPYDERAKLEENKMFETGGNEYMSPTSHAKADGRGGLKVLQGKQDVTSPQNATYPTPPGLAKDRAEHWQSVGVGAPKPEGTALGQNPGQSLQAPEDIYDDVEELQDRLSHGSDASSSFTSDSISGNSYEETYEDVEIGGDNPAKPETEKHKRFGNLFKIEKLKLNNFRLKDNLRLVSISVPNLAAVSQEDNVYDDVEAGQRETRGKDDKYKVWMPKLRVVKEYKDKRKSIDNVERNIFKFKKSSEEKSKKMDKEEKFFRETFMYDKEIRVLATATAARSVRSQRRADLPLTAGEQLDVIDAVQGHAVICRNAQGRYGYVLVEHLNFRQY is encoded by the exons ATGGAGTAAACCAGAAAAATTCCAGGAGGGGAACAGGCAGTGCTTCCTCTCAGCTGTCCGGCGTGCCATGTCTTGAATGAg GAAGGTGTGACTGATTTCAAAGCCCTCCGAGCAAAATTTCAGAATGACTCCAACTTGGCCAACAAACCGGGGCAGAAAGCTCCCACAGAGATCACCCCCaagcctggctctgcagggaaCGCCACCTCCAGCCCTCTGCCCCTGACTAAGAGAGAGGTGAAAGTGTCCAAACCTGCCCAGCCCACCTCCCAGCCCCCTGTGCTCACCCAGCACAACCCCTTGGCACAGCCTCAGGGCTACAGGGATCGGACGGGGCACAACAAAGAGCACACGGGCAGCACCTCGGAGAGAGGGCTGAGTTCTCCCAAGAGCAGCGCAGAAAAGCCCCTGCTGTCCTGTGGCACTGACCAGCAAGGATCCAGCCAAACAACTCCAGAGGACCCTCAGCTCCTGGATTCTTTCCAGCATGTCCTACAGATCTGGGAAGAGACTTTATCCCGCAAGGAGAAAACAAGTCCAAGACTCCCAGCCCAGAGGGCGGCCaactcagctcctgctgcatcAGGCAGTGCCAGGATGCCACCCTCTGGAAGCTCCCCTGTGCTGGACTGGCGTGCCCAGAGGAAGGATGCTCTGCATGGCAGAGGGATAGCTCTTCCTCGGGCTCCCAGAGGAGACAGGAGCTCTGATGGAGCAGGTGCTGAGGGTGTGGTGGCATCTGCGTTCTGCCAGTCGGGTTATCGTGCACCAAGAGAGCCACCTCAGCACCAGAAAG AATTGGAACCTCCCTtctgccagcctggagcaggaaaATGGTCTTACAGCCCTGGGAGCAAGTGGCCAAGGATTAAACCTCTCCCTTCAGCTGAATCCCTGGGTCCTGCCCCTGGGAAGCCTCCAAGACCCCCAAAGGTTGATCTCAGTGTTTTCCAAAGCACCATGCCTTTGGTCCACAGAGGAAATGAAACAA ctgcaggagaagaggATTACCTGACCCCTGAAA GTGCTCAACTTGAAGAGCAGAATAATTATGAAGAAACCCCGATGTACCTGAATCGGTCTGGGGACACCACAACCTTGTGTGTCATTGAAG GACCTAAGGCGGAGCCTCAAAAACACAGG AAACAGAAGATTTTTCCCTTTGCCAAATCCAG cCCAGAAAGAGCTCTaatagaggaagaaaaagagggagaacCATATGATGAAAGAGCAAAACTGGAGGAGAACAAAATGTTCGAG ACAGGTGGAAATGAGTACATGTCTCCCACCAGCCATGCCAAGGCAGATGGCAGAGGTGGGCTGAAGGTTCTGCAAGGGAAGCAGGATGTGACCAGTCCCCAAAATGCAACATATCCAACCCCACCAGGGCTGGCAAAAGACAGAGCAGAGCACT GGCAAAGCGTGGGTGTTGGTGCTCCAAAGCCAGAAGGAACAGCCTTGGGCCAAAACCCTGGGCAGTCTCTGCAGGCACCAGAGGACATCTATGATGACGttgaggagctgcaggacagaCT CAGCCACGGCTCAGATGCCTCAAGTTCCTTCACTTCAGACAGCA TTTCAGGAAACAGCTACGAGGAAACATATGAAGATGTTGAGATTGGGGGTGATAACCCAGCAAAACCAGA aacagaaaaacacaaGAGATTTGGAAACCTGTTTAAGATAGAAAAGTTGAAGCTGAACAATTTCAGGCTCAAGGACAACCTTAG ACTGGTTTCCATTTCAGTACCAAATTTAG CAGCTGTCTCCCAGGAGGACAACGTGTATGATGATGTCGAGGCGGGGCAGAGAGAGACCAG AGGGAAGGATGACAAGTACAAGGTCTGGATGCCAAAACTTCGGGTGGTGAAAGAGTACaaggacaaaaggaaaagcattGACAACGTGGAAAG AAATATCTTCAAATTCAAGAAGAGCAGTGAAGAAAAGAGCAAGAAGATGGACAAAGAAGAGAAGTTCTTTAGAGAGACATTTATG TACGACAAGGAGATCCGCGTGCTCGCCACGGCCACCGCCGCGCGCTCGGTGCGCAGCCAGCGCCGTGCCGACCTCCCGCTCACAGCTGGGGAACAGCTGGATGTCATTGACGCCGTGCAGGGCCACGCCGTCATCTGCCGCAACGCCCAGGGCAGAT ATGGGTACGTTCTGGTGGAGCACTTGAACTTCAG acAGTACTAA